In one Candidatus Methylomirabilota bacterium genomic region, the following are encoded:
- a CDS encoding M23 family metallopeptidase, whose product MARSTFRFWFTIIVVPSLLVVSALGYLAWRQSVPGIRASLDPVPRWIGVRTPLAVDLRAAKGGVRSMEIRLRQGSAKVVIVQQAFTGSPTNDQRVALQVTGSTLGLREGAATLEVLARDGFWRPIRVDDRPILTTQVTLDFTPPSLEVVAATRYWAQGGGGLVVLRSKGASRVAVTVGGLAFPAYPAGPPESSLFVDLVALPWNYEAGTPVTAVAQDEAGNVTSRAVAVEVRARRFKTDTIEIKDEFLERKLPELLPERAGTIAADDLLAAFLTVNRDKRKQAEEAKRALAGKTQPRPLWEGVFVQPRNTKVFSNFAETRLYRYHGQDVDTQIHFGYDLAAVQHSPVPAANSGVVVFAGPLSIYGNAVVVDHGLGLQTFYAHLGSIAVKEGDPVTKEQELGRTGSTGFALGDHLHYEVLINGVSVTPLEWWDAAWIRDHVGRPLREASLPLIQSVMPAATGDDTGQAAARRRRAARSR is encoded by the coding sequence GTGGCCCGCTCGACGTTCCGCTTCTGGTTCACGATCATCGTCGTCCCGTCGCTCCTCGTAGTCAGCGCTCTCGGGTACCTTGCATGGCGCCAGAGCGTGCCCGGCATCCGCGCCAGCCTCGACCCCGTGCCGCGCTGGATCGGCGTCAGGACACCGCTGGCCGTGGACCTGCGGGCCGCCAAGGGCGGCGTGCGCTCGATGGAGATCCGCCTGCGGCAGGGCTCCGCCAAGGTCGTGATCGTGCAGCAGGCCTTCACCGGCTCGCCGACGAACGACCAGCGCGTCGCGCTCCAGGTCACCGGCTCGACCCTCGGCCTCCGCGAGGGCGCGGCGACGCTCGAGGTGCTGGCGCGCGACGGCTTCTGGCGGCCGATCCGCGTGGACGACCGGCCGATCCTGACGACGCAGGTGACGCTCGACTTCACGCCGCCCTCGCTCGAGGTGGTGGCCGCGACACGCTATTGGGCGCAGGGCGGCGGCGGCCTGGTCGTGCTGCGGTCCAAGGGCGCCTCACGCGTCGCCGTCACCGTCGGCGGGCTCGCCTTTCCGGCCTACCCCGCCGGGCCGCCCGAGTCCAGCCTCTTCGTCGATCTGGTCGCCCTGCCCTGGAACTACGAGGCCGGGACACCCGTCACGGCGGTCGCGCAAGACGAGGCCGGCAACGTCACCTCCCGCGCCGTCGCCGTCGAGGTCAGGGCGCGGCGCTTCAAGACCGACACGATCGAGATCAAGGACGAGTTCCTCGAGCGCAAGCTGCCCGAGCTCCTGCCCGAGCGCGCCGGCACGATCGCGGCGGACGATCTGCTCGCGGCGTTCCTCACCGTCAACCGCGACAAGCGCAAGCAGGCCGAGGAGGCCAAGCGCGCGCTGGCGGGCAAGACGCAGCCGCGCCCGCTCTGGGAGGGCGTCTTCGTCCAGCCGCGCAACACGAAGGTCTTCTCCAACTTCGCCGAGACACGGCTGTACCGCTACCACGGCCAGGACGTGGACACGCAAATCCACTTCGGCTACGACCTGGCGGCGGTGCAACACAGTCCGGTGCCCGCCGCCAACTCGGGCGTGGTGGTCTTCGCCGGGCCGCTGTCGATCTACGGCAACGCGGTCGTCGTGGACCACGGTCTCGGGCTCCAGACGTTCTACGCTCATCTCGGGTCGATCGCCGTGAAGGAAGGCGACCCGGTCACCAAGGAGCAGGAGCTCGGGCGGACGGGGAGCACGGGGTTCGCCCTGGGAGACCATCTCCATTACGAGGTGCTGATCAACGGCGTGTCGGTGACGCCGCTCGAGTGGTGGGACGCCGCGTGGATCCGCGACCACGTCGGCCGTCCGCTCCGCGAGGCGAGCCTGCCGCTGATCCAATCCGTGATGCCGGCTGCAACGGGCGACGATACGGGCCAGGCGGCGGCCCGCAGGCGCCGCGCCGCCCGCTCGCGCTAG
- a CDS encoding TRAP transporter small permease, which yields MAAKHPGVIARASKAAALLSGLATLALAVLISFDVLMRYFLNRPQLIVDELAPFLLILVIFGAVAQTFRVGGHVRVDLVTSHLRPVVRAWLRAVNLTIGIVFLAVVIWVTAQSALTAYRYGRVSAVMLYPLWVFMLLIPVGLLLMALCMAGTLRRQLIAALGPRAGRDEVPPSPEVG from the coding sequence TTGGCCGCTAAGCACCCCGGCGTGATCGCGAGGGCGTCGAAGGCCGCAGCGCTGCTGTCAGGGCTCGCTACGCTGGCCCTGGCCGTGCTGATCTCCTTCGACGTCCTCATGCGCTACTTCCTCAACCGTCCCCAGCTCATCGTGGACGAGTTGGCGCCCTTCCTTCTGATCCTCGTGATCTTCGGGGCGGTTGCCCAGACCTTCCGTGTAGGCGGTCACGTCCGCGTGGATCTCGTCACCTCGCACCTGCGCCCCGTCGTGCGCGCGTGGCTTCGCGCCGTCAACCTCACGATCGGCATCGTCTTCCTCGCGGTCGTGATCTGGGTCACCGCACAGTCGGCGCTCACGGCGTACCGCTACGGCCGCGTCTCGGCGGTCATGCTCTACCCGCTCTGGGTCTTCATGCTCCTGATCCCCGTCGGCCTCCTGCTGATGGCGCTGTGCATGGCGGGGACGCTCCGCCGACAGCTCATCGCCGCGCTCGGGCCCCGGGCCGGGCGAGATGAAGTGCCGCCCTCGCCGGAGGTCGGGTGA
- a CDS encoding TRAP transporter large permease, protein MSEAGFGTLLIALMFLLFAMGLEISISMGVVGVLGLLYLKGWTVGLGVVGSIAWSNATSFSFIALPLFVFMSGILLHSGIGKGLFTAVARWVGFLPGGLAVASIFSCAIFAAVSGSSVATAATIGMIAIPEMERRGYARPLIIGSLAAGGTLGILIPPSIPMIIYGVMTETSVGHLYMAGIIPGIVLALMFAVYVIGYAMIWPDSAPRAAEDRGSFRSKLRSFREVAPVAILIFVVLGSMYLGIVTPTEAAALGSVVSLVLARWYGNLNWRTLNQAFQETVRTTSMVMLIIIFAAIFSHVIALIGAPKALLASVMTLGLPKWALFTVIFSFLLVIAYALEELSVMIILLPILFPLITGLGFDPVWFGVIMVVWLEIGFITPPVGLNLFVIQGLMPGTGAREVTIGTTPYVIMMILLVVILFVFPDLALWLPGQMMPGRR, encoded by the coding sequence GTGAGCGAAGCCGGTTTCGGCACCCTCCTCATCGCGCTGATGTTCCTCCTCTTCGCGATGGGGCTCGAGATCTCCATCTCGATGGGCGTCGTGGGCGTGCTGGGGCTGCTCTACCTCAAGGGCTGGACGGTGGGGCTGGGGGTGGTCGGTTCCATCGCCTGGTCCAACGCGACGAGCTTTTCCTTCATCGCGCTGCCGCTCTTTGTTTTCATGAGCGGAATCCTGCTGCACTCCGGCATCGGCAAGGGGCTCTTCACTGCCGTCGCGCGCTGGGTCGGTTTCCTGCCCGGCGGGCTCGCGGTGGCAAGCATCTTCTCCTGCGCGATCTTCGCCGCCGTGTCGGGCTCCAGCGTCGCCACGGCCGCCACCATCGGCATGATCGCCATCCCGGAGATGGAGCGCCGCGGCTACGCGCGCCCGCTCATCATCGGCTCGCTCGCCGCGGGCGGCACGCTCGGCATCCTGATCCCGCCGTCCATCCCGATGATCATCTACGGCGTCATGACGGAGACCTCGGTCGGCCACCTCTACATGGCGGGCATCATCCCCGGCATCGTGCTGGCGCTCATGTTCGCCGTCTACGTGATCGGCTACGCGATGATCTGGCCAGACTCGGCGCCCCGCGCGGCCGAGGACCGCGGCTCCTTCCGGAGCAAGCTGCGGTCCTTCCGCGAGGTGGCGCCGGTCGCCATCCTGATCTTCGTGGTGCTGGGCTCGATGTACCTCGGCATCGTGACGCCCACCGAGGCGGCGGCCCTCGGCTCGGTCGTGAGCCTCGTGCTGGCGCGCTGGTACGGGAATCTCAATTGGCGGACGCTCAACCAGGCCTTCCAGGAGACGGTGCGCACGACCTCCATGGTCATGCTGATCATTATCTTTGCAGCGATTTTTAGCCACGTGATCGCGCTGATCGGCGCACCCAAGGCGCTCCTGGCCAGCGTGATGACGCTGGGGCTGCCCAAGTGGGCGCTCTTCACCGTGATCTTCAGCTTTCTTCTCGTGATCGCGTACGCCCTCGAGGAGCTGTCGGTCATGATCATCCTCCTGCCGATCCTCTTCCCGCTCATCACGGGCTTGGGCTTCGACCCGGTCTGGTTCGGCGTCATCATGGTGGTCTGGCTCGAGATCGGCTTCATCACGCCGCCCGTCGGGCTCAACCTCTTCGTGATCCAGGGGCTCATGCCCGGCACCGGCGCCCGCGAGGTCACCATCGGCACCACGCCGTACGTCATCATGATGATCTTGCTCGTGGTCATCCTCTTCGTCTTCCCGGACCTCGCGCTGTGGCTACCTGGGCAGATGATGCCCGGGAGACGATAG
- the dctP gene encoding TRAP transporter substrate-binding protein DctP, translating to MKTLNVTVLAVLAVALVAGGAAMAPAPVLAQAKPIVWNLPTVAAPTYYHTVNYNAFAAKVKEKSQGRMEIRVHPASSLYPGPELIPAVLDGRSEIGTVLASYLTDVLLEMGPLELPFMTSSVAEHKKAAMQLRPFYTEMLAKKGLKLLVISTWPSQQIFSTVPIRTVADWQGKKIRVYGADSSNITRLLGGSPVNMAFGEVYSALEKKTVDGAMTSATNAEPMKFFEVAKYLDYWYLAGAAQEWLVANQKAWDALPKDLQQVVLDSIKETNLEEKEWADAAAADERARKRLPELGMTVVDPPKEELEKARKAAKAAWDTWLQRTGADGKRAMELALKALGR from the coding sequence ATGAAGACGCTCAACGTGACGGTTCTCGCGGTACTGGCCGTGGCCCTCGTGGCCGGCGGGGCCGCGATGGCTCCCGCGCCCGTCTTGGCCCAGGCCAAGCCCATAGTCTGGAACCTGCCGACCGTGGCGGCGCCGACCTACTACCACACCGTGAACTACAACGCCTTCGCCGCGAAGGTGAAGGAGAAGTCGCAGGGGCGGATGGAGATCCGCGTCCACCCCGCTTCGTCGCTCTACCCTGGCCCGGAGCTAATCCCGGCCGTGCTCGACGGGCGCTCGGAGATCGGCACCGTGTTGGCGTCGTACCTGACCGACGTGCTCCTTGAGATGGGCCCGCTCGAGCTGCCCTTCATGACCTCGAGCGTGGCCGAGCACAAGAAGGCGGCGATGCAGCTCCGGCCCTTCTATACGGAGATGCTGGCGAAGAAGGGCCTCAAGCTCCTCGTCATCAGCACGTGGCCGTCGCAGCAGATCTTCTCCACCGTGCCCATCCGCACCGTCGCCGACTGGCAGGGCAAGAAGATCCGCGTGTACGGCGCCGACTCTTCCAACATCACGCGCCTGCTCGGCGGATCGCCCGTCAACATGGCCTTCGGCGAGGTCTACTCGGCGCTCGAGAAGAAGACGGTCGACGGCGCCATGACCTCCGCCACCAACGCCGAGCCCATGAAGTTCTTCGAGGTGGCGAAGTACCTGGACTACTGGTACCTCGCCGGCGCCGCCCAGGAGTGGCTGGTGGCGAACCAGAAAGCGTGGGACGCCCTGCCCAAGGACCTGCAGCAGGTGGTGCTCGACTCCATCAAGGAGACGAACCTCGAGGAGAAGGAGTGGGCGGACGCCGCGGCCGCGGACGAGCGGGCGCGCAAGCGCCTGCCCGAGCTGGGCATGACGGTGGTCGATCCGCCCAAGGAAGAGCTCGAGAAGGCGCGCAAGGCCGCCAAGGCCGCCTGGGACACCTGGCTCCAGCGGACGGGCGCGGACGGCAAGCGCGCCATGGAACTGGCGCTCAAGGCGCTTGGCCGCTAA